The genomic stretch TCTTCTCTTATTCACTTATGCCGGTAGCAAaaaggttggaggaaatttgtttgaggataaagttttcatcCAAAAAGATCCCTAAGAACatgtgagaattacatgttttaGAGAAATTTCACATGCCACATCATTATATGATGAAGTGACAGTGTCAATTTaccattaatattttttaaaaaatttaacaatagttaaactgtgattttaaatatcaaaatataattttactaaacacttcactgcaattttaaaatttacaaattttaaaacttcaaaTCCAAACggactcttcttcttcttcttagtgCTTGATTGGCTTTAATTTCTTGACCCCGAGGGAAAGTCTTTTTaaggagacaaaaaaaaaaaactaaaatcttaTCATAAATTTACGCTCTTTCTTTATTTCCCACGCAACatgctcttatatatatttatatatatatatatatatatatatatacactttaatGCATTGAATAACCTGCATTgttataagagtaatgctacttatTTTATACTTGTGGTTTggatcaaaatcaaatagccacttaattataaaataatcttATGAGATTATTCtgatttgattaatttcttGTCAAGGTAAGCAACTAATgtgtaattaatatataaataaacaatgAATCTACAAATCTATCACAATAAATGTCTTATTCTTTCTtgaatcattatatatatgtgatcTAATTGCATCATATACCACACACTCCGAAGAGATCAACCCCCACACCCAAGTTGAAAGAAATGGCACCTTCTTCCTTGttcatttctcttttactaGCAATATTGCTTTGCATTTGCCCCACAAATGCAAGGCCTTTGAAGATATCTGAGAGCATGCTCAATTTCATATGCTCCAAAACAGAGGACCCTGCCTTCTGCAAGCAGGCTTTGAAATCTGATCCTCGAACAGCCACAACCGACCTTCAAGGCCTTTCCCAAGTCGCAGTAGACTTGGCCAATGCCACTGCTGCAGGGACTTATCCATTGATTCAGACGCAGCTAAACCAGACAAAGGATCCTGCGCTCAAACAGCAGTACACAGTGTGCTTAGACTCCTATAAAGAAGCCATTGATAACATTGAATATGCGAGGGAGAAGTTGAGCTCCAAAGACTACATTGCCGCGAACCAGGCTGCATCGGCTTGCATGACTGATGCTACCAAATGCCAAGATGCAACTACAACAACTGAGGCGTTTTCTCTCCCACAAGAAACTAAGAAACTCTTCCAGCTTTGTAAGATAACTTTTCTTATCTCTGTACGTCTATCTGCGATCAACTAAGGGAAATTtgaggtcttttttttttttttttttttttaatttttaatttttttattagatatagGGTGTCCTTCTTTTGCATGATTTTGTCGTCACANNNNNNNNNNNNNNNNNNNNNNNNNNNNNNNNNNNNNNNNNNNNNNNNNNNNNNNNNNNNNNNNNNNNNNNNNNNNNNNNNNNNNNNNNNNNNNNNNNNNNNNNNNNNNNNNNNNNNNNNNNNNNNNNNNNNNNNNNNNNNNNNNNNNNNNNNNNNNNNNNNNNNNNNNNNNNNNNNNNNNNNNNNNNNNNNNNNNNNNNNNNNNNNNNNNNNNNNNNNNNNNNNNNNNNNNNNNNNNNNNNNNNNNNNNNNNNNNNNNNNNNNNNNNNNNNNNNNNNNNNNNNNNNNNNNNNNNNNNNNNNNNNNNNNNNNNNNNNNNNNNNNNNNNNNNNNNNNNNNNNNNNNNNNNNNNNNNNNNNAATAACTTTGGGAAGTGGAAGGAATATGCCAATATTGTTCGACTTGAATAAGATTGATTTAGCGTATGTTTGGACGTGCGtttgagagatttaaaagtgcatttaacattaaaaatgtccgtttgaagaaaaaaaatacacgtttggtaaaagaaattgataacgttttaagggtccaaaaagtctaaaaattggtaaaacacacttttggtaaaagcaaagcatttttttacttaaaaattctatttctcaaacgcaatctcaaacatgttctTAACATGATGAAGTAGCCTTTGGATCAAaccttattaaataaaaaatgagtgaTGTTAAAAACTATATTGCTATCCCACAATGTTAACATAGTAGTTTCAACCAATCCTTATATatgttattgttaaaaaaattaaatccaatAGTTGATTGGGATTATCGTGTTCATGTTACGAGatatttataagataaaaatataatctttAGCATTACTAACTCTTAATACAAGCATAGTAAGATAAAAGTAGGATAAAGACGTGACGTATACCATTACTTGTAGTATATATTCTGGCAGTTGCTAACACAAAAGTTGCACTTCTTTCCTATTCCTTTGAAAAATGAGTGAATTTACACTCTTAGGGCAACAATATTGGGAAGAAGGTGGCTAGAAATGAAACAAGGCATAAAGCAACTTTAATTTATCATATACATTGAGCTAGACATAACAAAGTGGAGCTCATTATCAGATCAAGTGATGAGAGAATTCACCTAGAGAGAACTCATATCAATTTCATTCATCTCATGACATTGAGGAATCACCATCAACTTCAATGTTGGATGCAGGCTCATGATCCTCTTCCCGGAAGCAATATAATCAAGACCAAAAGCTTCTGAAACTCAAAACTATATGCtactttttataaaatcttGATTTTTTGTAGGATTAATTCTTGGTCACGAAGCTATCGGGTTAGTGTTACATTCTtgtctgtttgttttttgttttgtttttccatgaCGTAGGACAAAAGACCCACCCACTCTTCATGAATTTTGTTAAGTCTTACCAGTTGTTTTAAGGGTATTTTATCATTATTTGTAATAATTAGGAATTTCTTTTCTGTAATGTACTTATTTGGTGGGTGGATGATAGAGATAT from Corylus avellana chromosome ca1, CavTom2PMs-1.0 encodes the following:
- the LOC132173647 gene encoding pectinesterase inhibitor-like — encoded protein: MAPSSLFISLLLAILLCICPTNARPLKISESMLNFICSKTEDPAFCKQALKSDPRTATTDLQGLSQVAVDLANATAAGTYPLIQTQLNQTKDPALKQQYTVCLDSYKEAIDNIEYAREKLSSKDYIAANQAASACMTDATKCQDATTTTEAFSLPQETKKLFQLCKITFLISVRLSAIN